One Rossellomorea aquimaris DNA window includes the following coding sequences:
- the tmk gene encoding dTMP kinase, translated as MSKGLFITVEGPEGAGKSTILTKIFNRLLKEGFDVIQTREPGGISIAEQIREVILNTGNTEMDKRTEALLYAAARRQHLVEKVIPALEEGKIVICDRFIDSSLAYQGNARGIGMQEVMNINQFAIEDKMPDLTLYFDIDPEEGLKRIAKHNGREVNRLDLESVDFHTLVREGYQKLMKQYPDRIQVIDASQSKEAVFDEAYGIVTDYLNK; from the coding sequence ATGTCAAAAGGGTTGTTTATTACAGTTGAAGGTCCTGAGGGAGCCGGCAAATCAACGATATTAACGAAAATTTTTAACCGATTATTAAAGGAAGGCTTCGATGTCATTCAGACGAGGGAGCCTGGAGGCATTTCGATTGCTGAACAGATTAGAGAAGTAATTTTAAATACAGGGAACACGGAAATGGATAAACGGACAGAAGCCCTTTTATATGCTGCAGCGAGACGACAGCATTTGGTGGAAAAAGTGATTCCCGCACTTGAAGAAGGGAAGATAGTGATTTGTGATCGTTTTATTGATAGTTCCCTTGCTTATCAGGGGAATGCCCGGGGAATCGGTATGCAAGAGGTCATGAATATCAATCAATTTGCAATTGAGGATAAGATGCCGGATCTAACGTTATATTTTGATATCGATCCCGAAGAAGGGTTAAAGAGAATTGCGAAACATAATGGGAGAGAAGTGAACCGGTTAGATCTGGAATCGGTTGATTTCCATACGCTCGTTCGAGAAGGGTATCAGAAGTTAATGAAACAATATCCTGATCGTATTCAAGTCATCGATGCCAGCCAGAGTAAAGAAGCTGTATTTGACGAAGCATATGGTATCGTGACCGATTACTTAAATAAGTAA
- a CDS encoding cyclic-di-AMP receptor produces the protein MKVIMAVVQDKDSNRLSNALMENNFRSTKLASTGGFLKSGNTTFIIGTEDIRVDKALQVIKENCQSRDQMVAPVSPMGGNADSYVPYPVEVAVGGATVFVLPVEQFHQF, from the coding sequence ATGAAGGTAATTATGGCAGTTGTGCAGGATAAAGATAGCAACCGTTTGTCTAATGCCCTGATGGAAAATAATTTTCGTTCGACTAAATTAGCAAGTACAGGCGGGTTTTTGAAGTCAGGGAATACCACGTTCATTATTGGTACAGAAGATATTCGTGTAGATAAAGCGTTACAGGTTATTAAAGAAAACTGTCAGTCACGGGATCAGATGGTGGCTCCTGTTTCTCCCATGGGTGGCAATGCAGATTCATACGTGCCTTACCCTGTTGAAGTAGCCGTTGGTGGAGCGACCGTATTCGTTCTTCCTGTAGAGCAATTCCATCAGTTTTAA
- a CDS encoding YaaR family protein, translating to MKINQDHRVSLDKVTKDQKSNGTGQVKFGQLVHKHDQKMQMDQLSKLLVTIEDAGSRLAKSRSFKDLAKYKTLVKKFVREAVDFGMDLKQSHTWNQYGEGRKLNIVETIDQQLVELTEDVLDKEKKSIDILGKIGEIKGLLINLYM from the coding sequence ATGAAAATTAACCAGGACCATCGGGTTTCCTTAGATAAAGTAACGAAAGACCAGAAATCTAATGGAACAGGTCAAGTTAAATTCGGGCAGCTTGTTCATAAGCACGATCAGAAAATGCAGATGGACCAGCTCAGTAAACTGCTCGTCACAATAGAAGATGCCGGCAGTCGTTTAGCAAAATCAAGATCATTTAAAGATCTTGCTAAATATAAAACATTGGTCAAAAAATTTGTGCGTGAGGCCGTAGATTTCGGGATGGATTTGAAGCAATCCCATACGTGGAATCAGTATGGTGAAGGCAGAAAGCTCAATATAGTAGAAACCATCGATCAACAGCTTGTTGAACTGACGGAAGATGTATTGGATAAAGAAAAGAAGTCCATTGATATATTAGGGAAAATTGGAGAAATAAAAGGATTGCTTATTAATCTTTATATGTAA